A window of the Hordeum vulgare subsp. vulgare chromosome 5H, MorexV3_pseudomolecules_assembly, whole genome shotgun sequence genome harbors these coding sequences:
- the LOC123452786 gene encoding uncharacterized protein LOC123452786 → MGSRWIRPEVYPLFATTGVAVGICVMQLVRNITTNPEVRVTKENRAAGVLENHDEGKRYSQHGVRRFWLSKRRDYMQALDNVPTDPPPK, encoded by the exons ATGGGTTCTCGATGGATTCGACCTGAG GTGTACCCGCTGTTCGCGACGACGGGCGTGGCCGTCGGTATTTGTGTGATGCAACTTGTGCGCAATATCACGACCAACCCTGAAGTCAG GGTGACAAAGGAGAACAGGGCGGCCGGGGTGCTAGAGAATCACGATGAAGGGAAGAGGTACTCCCAGCACGGCGTGCGCAGGTTCTGGCTCTCCAAGCGTCGTGACTACATGCAGGCACTAGACAACGTGCCCACCGACCCGCCACCCAAGTAG